From Scleropages formosus chromosome 9, fSclFor1.1, whole genome shotgun sequence, one genomic window encodes:
- the ano8b gene encoding anoctamin-8 — translation MPDTAATAAPTAASSSSGAESSEGSRHRHRPQGEAEKTEPTATLQQTSSGVLDKLFGKRLLQAGRHIMSHKSWMKTVPTENCDVLMTFPDSTDDHTLLWLLNHIRLGIPELIIQIRHHKQTRVYAFFVTATYENLLRGAEEMGLRKAVKPEFGGGTRSFSCEEDYIYENIESELCFFTSQERQSIIKYWLDNLRAKQGETLHNINFLEGQPIIPELKARGVIQQVFPLHEQRILSQLMKSWVQAVCEKQPLDDICDYFGVKIAMYFAWLGFYTTSMLYPAVIGFVLWMLTESDQTSRDICCVVFALFNVVWATLFLERWKRRGAELAYKWGTLDTPAESLEEPRPQFRGVKRCSPVTGCEEFYYPPWKRRVFRWLVSLPICILCLSFVFLAMLICFELQEFVMGIKELPRVARFIPKIMLAITVTACDEVYRKIACWLNDMENYRLQSAYEKNLIIKMVLFQFVNSYLSLFYIGFYLKDMERLKEMLATLLIIRQFLQNVKEVLQPYLYERHKLGDLTFRAVWNLLLSALLKYGRLAAGKAQVSPTEQAMPGPGLRGTRPGVGQPERREKKCLNGGCGVPEEEEQEDSGKHSEEENEEESLIDCGLKLRKVSFIEKVERKPGAVLTQTEDNFLEEGSPTMVEKGMDPSSIFEMCDDDEDNGILEPKDISGETLAAPLPASPESTISLRHRRRGRSLEREDSKTKRDSWIDPPEDNEPITLTQAEIESCMQKYEDTFQDYQEMFIQFGYVVLFSSAFPLAAMCALINNIIEIRSDAFKLCTGLQRPFGQRVQSIGQWQTVMEAMGLIAIIVNCYLIGQCGQLQRLFPWLSPEMAIISIVILEHFAILLKYIIHVAIPDIPSWVADEMAKLEYQRREAFKKHERQAQQHYQQQQRRKREEEERQRQAEYQARRERERDEGKPDSGGGGDHHHDKSHGGKVRSAGGGGASSAIGDKPKRPSSLLANNNVMKLKQIIPLQSKFSSGTARSPQSPTGSEPKLPGFLSFKFLKSPENKKEAAAAAAAASTAAAASQEKSQSPSKSFNPGKLFNFGKSEGGICLNGAQQTKSGDTLQAPDKQPTRSDLNGVPDEIPSPGGEGGENGHSIDSEPPGPKI, via the exons ACAAACTGTTTGGAAAGCGGCTTCTGCAGGCTGGACGGCACATCATGTCTCACAAGTCTTGGATGAAGACAGTCCCGACAGAAAACTGTGACGTCCTCATGACTTTTCCAG ACTCCACAGATGACCATACGTTACTATGGTTACTGAATCACATCCGGTTGGGTATTCCAGAACTTATCATCCAGATACGACATCACAAACAAACACGAGTCTACGCCTTCTTTGTGACTGCAACGTACGAGAA CTTGTTGCGCGGCGCGGAGGAAATGGGCTTACGCAAAGCTGTGAAACCAGAGTTTGGCGGTGGCACTCGCAGCTTCTCCTGTGAGGAGGACTACATCTATGAGAACATCGAGAGTGAACTGTGCTTCTTCACATCGCAG GAGCGTCAGAGCATCATTAAGTATTGGCTGGACAATTTGAGAGCCAAGCAGGGAGAGACGCTTCATAACATCAACTTCCTTGAGGGACAGCCAATCA TTCCTGAGCTGAAGGCCAGGGGAGTAATTCAGCAGGTCTTCCCTCTCCATGAACAGAGGATCCTCAGTCAACTGATGAAGTCCTGggttcaggctgtgtgtgagaaacagccCCTTG ATGACATCTGTGACTACTTTGGCGTGAAGATCGCGATGTACTTCGCATGGCTGGGCTTCTACACCACCTCCATGCTGTATCCTGCTGTAATCGGCTTTGTGCTGTGGATGCTCACTGAGTCTGACCAG ACAAGCCGGGACAtctgctgtgtggtgtttgcCCTCTTCAACGTAGTCTGGGCCACCTTATTCCTGGAGAGGTGGAAACGCAGGGGGGCTGAGCTGGCCTACAAGTGGGGGACACTAGATACCCCTGCAGAGTCGCTAGAAGAGCCCCGACCACAGTTTAGG GGCGTGAAGCGCTGCAGCCCAGTCACGGGCTGTGAAGAGTTCTACTACCCTCCATGGAAGAGGAGGGTGTTCCGCTGGCTTGTCAGCCTGCCCATCTGCATTCTATGCCTTTCTTTTGTCTTCCTGGCCATGCTCATCTGCTTCGAGCTGCAG GAGTTTGTGATGGGGATCAAAGAGCTGCCCCGCGTGGCCCGCTTCATCCCCAAGATCATGCTGGCCATCACTGTGACTGCTTGCGACGAAGTGTACAGGAAGATCGCCTGCTGGCTCAACGACATGG AAAACTACAGACTCCAGAGTGCCTATGAGAAAAATCTCATCATTAAAATGGTTCTT TTTCAGTTTGTAAATTCTTATCTTAGCCTTTTTTACATCGGATTCTACCTCAAAGACATGGAGCGTCTTAAAGAG ATGCTAGCTACTCTGCTCATCATCCGTCAGTTCCTACAGAACGTGAAGGAGGTTCTTCAGCCTTACCTATATGAGCGCCACAAGCTGGGTGACCTGACGTTTAGGGCCGTATGGAACCTCCTCCTGTCTGCGCTACTGAAGTATGGACGCCTGGCTGCAGGAAAAGCCCAGGTGTCTCCCACAGAACAAGCCATGCCAGGCCCAGGCCTGAGAGGAACACGGCCTGGAGTCGGGCAGCCAGAACGCAGAGAGAAGAAGTGTCTTAATGGTGGCTGTGGTGtaccagaggaggaggagcaggaggacagCGGGAAGCACAGTgaggaggagaatgaggaggagagcCTCATCGACTGTGGGCTCAAGCTGAGGAAAGTTAGCTTTATTGAGAAGGTGGAACGTAAGCCTGGGGCTGTGCTCACTCAAACAGAGGACAACTTCTTGGAAGAAGGGAGCCCTACCATGGTGGAGAAAGGCATGGACCCCTCCTCCATATTCGAAATGTGTGATGACGATGAAGACAACGGGATTCTTGAGCCAAAGGACATCTCTGGAGAGACTTTGGCTGCGCCACTCCCAGCCAGCCCGGAGAGCACCATTTCCTTACGCCACCGGAGGAGGGGCCGCAGTCTAGAGAGGGAGGACAGCAAGACAAAGAGGGATTCCTGGATAGACCCCCCTGAAGACAATGAACCCATTACACTCACTCAGGCTGAAATTGAGAGCTGCATGCAGAAATATGAG GACACCTTCCAGGACTACCAGGAGATGTTCATCCAGTTTGGTTACGTGGTGCTCTTTTCCTCTGCCTTCCCGCTAGCCGCCATGTGTGCCCTCATCAACAACATTATCGAGATCCGCAGCGACGCCTTCAAGCTCTGCACTGGCCTTCAGAGACCCTTTGGCCAAAGGGTACAGAGCATTGGGCAGTGGCAG ACGGTTATGGAGGCCATGGGCTTGATAGCCATCATTGTCAACTGCTACCTGATTGGCCAGTGTGGCCAGCTGCAGCGTCTCTTCCCTTGGCTCAGCCCTGAAATGGCCATCATCTCTATAGTCATTCTAGAG CACTTTGCCATCCTCCTGAAATACATCATCCATGTGGCAATCCCAGACATCCCCAGCTGGGTTGCAGATGAGATGGCAAAACTTGAGTACCAACGCAGGGAAGCCTTCAAG AAGCACGAGCGCCAGGCCCAGCAGCACTACCAGCAACAGCAGCGGAGgaagcgggaggaggaggagcgccaGAGGCAGGCGGAGTATCAGGCCCGGCGGGAACGCGAACGCGATGAGGGGAAGCCAGattctgggggaggaggggaccATCACCACGACAAGAGTCACGGGGGCAAGGTGCGCTCCGCAGGGGGTGGAGGGGCCAGCAGCGCCATTGGGGACAAACCCAAGAGACCAAGCTCACTGCTTGCCAACAACAATGTGATGAAACTCAAGCAGATCATACCGCTGCAGAGCAAGTTTTCCTCTGGAACAGCACGGTCCCCACAGTCACCCACTGGGAGTGAGCCCAAACTCCCAGGATTCCTCAGCTTCAAGTTTCTCAAGTCACCTGAGAACAAaaaggaggcagcagcagccgcagcgGCTGCCTCCACTGCGGCTGCTGCCAGCCAGGAAAAGTCCCAGTCTCCCAGCAAATCTTTCAACCCTGGGAAACTCTTTAACTTTGGCAAATCTGAAGGGGGCATCTGTTTAAATGGTGCTCAGCAGACCAAGTCTGGAGACACCTTGCAAGCCCCAGACAAGCAGCCCACCAGGTCAGACCTGAATGGAGTGCCTGATGAAATACCCTCCCCTGGAGGTGAAGGGGGAGAAAACGGACACTCGATCGACTCTGAGCCTCCTGGCCCCAAGATCTAA